A window of Pseudodesulfovibrio hydrargyri contains these coding sequences:
- a CDS encoding efflux RND transporter periplasmic adaptor subunit gives MKKLIFILIAALLTGGGVWYFTAGQSRDRIKVLKTAKVTRGSVSKVLEATGIVKAQVGAQVKIGAQATGVLESVPVKVGDHVRKGDLIAKIDARELRARIAEAKANLDLAQAKLEYMEKNLPRKRTLVQKRLEAQDSLDVATQDAEMARFSVAAAKAFLDTLRVQLSYTSIYSPIDGVVSQVAAQEGETIVSGLSVSNLITVLNPEKLEMWIYVDETDVGRVKPGLPVRYTVDAYRDKVFEGLVDRIYPEPEIRDNIVYYRTLVKVTLAQADFLRPEMTTQCKIVVQTKDDVLTVPNNALKWVRDRQVCFRVTDPEKQPEEVTPELGLTGLERSEVLKGLSEGDVVATQLVLPGAKVGKKGL, from the coding sequence ATGAAAAAGCTCATATTCATCCTCATCGCCGCGCTCCTGACCGGGGGCGGCGTCTGGTACTTCACCGCGGGCCAGTCCAGGGACCGGATCAAGGTCCTCAAGACCGCGAAGGTCACGCGGGGCAGCGTGTCCAAGGTCCTGGAGGCCACCGGCATCGTCAAGGCCCAGGTGGGGGCCCAGGTCAAGATCGGGGCCCAGGCCACCGGCGTGCTCGAGTCCGTGCCGGTCAAGGTCGGCGATCACGTCAGGAAGGGCGACCTGATCGCCAAGATCGACGCCCGCGAGCTCAGGGCGCGCATAGCCGAGGCCAAGGCCAACCTCGACCTGGCCCAGGCCAAGCTCGAATACATGGAGAAGAACCTGCCCCGCAAGCGCACCCTGGTCCAGAAACGGCTCGAGGCCCAGGACTCCCTGGACGTGGCCACCCAGGACGCGGAGATGGCCCGCTTCAGCGTGGCCGCGGCCAAGGCCTTTCTCGACACCCTCAGGGTCCAGCTTTCCTACACCAGCATCTATTCGCCCATCGACGGCGTGGTCAGCCAGGTGGCCGCCCAGGAGGGCGAGACTATCGTCTCCGGTCTGTCCGTGTCCAACCTGATCACCGTGCTCAACCCCGAGAAGCTCGAGATGTGGATATACGTGGACGAGACCGACGTGGGACGCGTCAAGCCCGGCCTGCCCGTGCGCTACACCGTGGACGCCTACCGCGACAAGGTCTTCGAGGGTCTGGTCGACCGCATCTATCCAGAGCCGGAAATCCGCGACAACATCGTCTACTACCGTACCCTGGTGAAGGTCACCCTCGCGCAGGCCGACTTCCTGCGCCCCGAGATGACCACCCAGTGTAAGATCGTCGTCCAGACCAAGGACGACGTGCTGACCGTGCCCAACAACGCGCTCAAGTGGGTCAGGGACCGCCAGGTCTGCTTCCGCGTGACCGACCCGGAAAAGCAGCCCGAGGAGGTCACCCCCGAACTCGGCCTGACCGGCCTGGAGCGCTCCGAGGTCCTCAAGGGGTTGTCCGAGGGCGACGTGGTCGCCACCCAACTGGTCCTGCCCGGGGCCAAGGTCGGCAAGAAGGGGCTGTGA
- a CDS encoding YkgJ family cysteine cluster protein, translating to MVGRCNRCGGCCRSINLLGRGRWLRRAARYERMVAEAPEFARFRPAGRGDQGFLLFDCALLGDDHLCTAHDTRPALCRNYPSKSLYYRGGRLPDDCGYAFRAATFRDVLFGRKPRKPADFSAVLRREIQQDKDTQT from the coding sequence GTGGTCGGCCGGTGCAACCGCTGCGGCGGCTGTTGCCGGTCCATCAATCTGCTGGGCCGGGGGCGCTGGCTGCGCCGCGCGGCCCGGTACGAAAGGATGGTGGCCGAGGCCCCGGAGTTCGCCCGCTTCCGCCCGGCCGGGCGCGGCGACCAGGGGTTTCTGCTCTTCGACTGCGCCCTGCTCGGGGACGACCATCTGTGCACCGCCCACGACACCCGGCCCGCTTTATGTAGAAATTATCCGTCCAAGTCGTTATATTACAGGGGCGGCCGTCTTCCGGACGACTGCGGCTACGCCTTCAGGGCCGCGACCTTCCGCGACGTGCTGTTCGGCCGCAAGCCGCGCAAACCCGCCGATTTCTCCGCCGTCCTGCGGCGGGAAATCCAACAGGACAAAGACACGCAGACATGA
- the hflK gene encoding FtsH protease activity modulator HflK, whose translation MNWDWDKLQKQQQGRPGGKPPGFDDFQDQLEKLKKFKLPGWKLVIPLLVLLWIASGFYIVEPDEVGVVKQFGKFNRITTAGPNYHIPYPVESALTPKVTQIRRVEFGFRSVGRPVTQSFQQGVSREVKEESLMLTGDENIVSVQFIVQYMIKDAENYLFNVNDPEQTLAHAGEAAMREVIGNGKIDDALTTGKQEIQVQTRELMQRILDNYHSGLSVVAVQMQNVHPPDEVIEAFKDVASAREDKSRYINEAEAYQRDILPKARGEAAQITNAAQAYKETKIRGAEGDAARFLAVLKEYDKAKDITRERLYLETMESILSNPDAEKLIMSDDALKQSVPYLPLDKQLRRAAPKEAN comes from the coding sequence ATGAATTGGGATTGGGACAAATTACAAAAGCAGCAACAGGGGCGCCCCGGCGGCAAGCCGCCGGGCTTCGACGATTTCCAGGACCAGCTCGAGAAACTGAAGAAGTTCAAGCTGCCCGGCTGGAAGCTCGTCATTCCTCTCCTCGTCCTCCTCTGGATCGCCAGCGGGTTCTACATCGTCGAGCCCGACGAGGTCGGCGTGGTCAAGCAGTTCGGCAAGTTCAACCGCATCACCACGGCGGGTCCGAACTACCACATTCCCTATCCGGTGGAAAGCGCGCTCACCCCCAAGGTGACCCAGATCCGGCGCGTGGAATTCGGCTTCCGGTCCGTGGGCAGACCCGTCACCCAGAGCTTCCAGCAGGGGGTCAGCCGCGAGGTCAAGGAGGAATCCCTGATGCTCACCGGGGACGAGAACATCGTCTCGGTCCAGTTCATCGTCCAGTACATGATCAAGGACGCCGAGAACTATCTGTTCAACGTCAACGACCCGGAACAGACCCTGGCCCACGCGGGCGAGGCGGCCATGCGCGAAGTCATCGGCAACGGCAAGATCGACGACGCCCTGACCACCGGCAAGCAGGAGATCCAGGTCCAGACCCGCGAACTGATGCAGCGCATCCTGGACAACTACCACAGCGGGCTGTCCGTGGTGGCCGTGCAGATGCAGAACGTGCATCCGCCGGACGAGGTCATCGAGGCCTTCAAGGACGTGGCGAGCGCCCGCGAGGACAAGAGCCGCTACATCAACGAGGCCGAGGCCTACCAGCGCGACATCCTGCCCAAGGCGCGCGGCGAGGCGGCCCAGATCACCAACGCGGCCCAGGCCTACAAGGAGACCAAGATTCGCGGGGCCGAGGGCGACGCCGCCCGGTTCCTGGCCGTGCTCAAGGAGTACGACAAGGCCAAGGACATCACCCGCGAGCGCCTCTACCTGGAGACCATGGAGTCCATCCTTTCCAATCCCGACGCGGAGAAGCTGATCATGTCCGACGACGCCCTGAAGCAATCCGTGCCCTACCTCCCCCTGGACAAGCAGCTCCGCCGGGCCGCTCCCAAGGAAGCGAACTAA
- the hflC gene encoding protease modulator HflC, translating into MKKTTIIISVLIILGAFVLTSAAFTVDQTQQAIVIQLGRPVTGQLGPGLHFKLPLIQNVVFFDARILDFDAKPEEITTTDKKYMNVDSYTKWRITDPLTFYTKVRTIQGARARLDDIVRSQLRVALGRYTLIEVVSHKRQEIMDAVTSRSKELLLPYGIEVIDVRIKRTDLPAENARSIYGRMKAERERQAKQYRSEGQEASAKIKANADKERAIILADARKQAEIIRGEGDAQATKVYAESLGQSPEFYDFTRSLDAYKSGFEKNTRFILTPKSPFLKHLQ; encoded by the coding sequence ATGAAAAAAACGACCATCATCATAAGCGTGCTCATCATCCTGGGCGCCTTTGTCCTGACCTCCGCGGCCTTCACCGTGGACCAGACCCAGCAGGCCATCGTCATCCAGCTCGGCCGCCCGGTGACCGGCCAGCTCGGACCGGGCCTGCACTTCAAGCTGCCCCTGATCCAGAACGTGGTCTTCTTCGACGCCCGCATCCTGGACTTCGACGCCAAGCCCGAGGAGATCACCACCACGGACAAGAAGTACATGAACGTGGACTCCTACACCAAGTGGCGGATCACCGACCCCCTGACCTTCTACACCAAGGTGCGCACCATCCAGGGCGCGCGCGCCCGGCTGGACGACATCGTCCGCTCGCAGCTGCGGGTGGCCCTGGGCCGCTACACCCTGATCGAGGTGGTCTCGCACAAGCGCCAGGAGATCATGGACGCGGTCACCTCGCGCTCCAAGGAACTGCTCCTGCCCTACGGCATCGAGGTCATCGACGTGCGCATCAAGCGCACGGACCTGCCCGCCGAGAACGCCCGGTCCATCTACGGACGCATGAAGGCCGAGCGCGAACGCCAGGCCAAGCAGTACCGTTCCGAAGGCCAGGAGGCCTCGGCCAAGATCAAGGCCAATGCCGACAAGGAGCGGGCCATCATTCTGGCCGACGCGCGCAAGCAGGCCGAGATCATCCGAGGCGAGGGCGACGCCCAGGCCACGAAGGTCTACGCCGAATCTCTGGGGCAAAGTCCCGAGTTCTACGATTTCACCCGGAGCCTGGACGCCTATAAGAGCGGTTTCGAGAAGAATACCCGGTTCATACTGACGCCAAAGAGTCCCTTCCTGAAACACCTTCAGTAG
- a CDS encoding LexA family transcriptional regulator — protein MPKKKRRCDEAQLKWFEEALERIKKATGARTQVQLAEVLDVRQSSISDAKRRCSIPADWFLKLYRSHGLDPDWLSEGVEPVYINADKAKVPADTLLRETPAPYGRMNSRGRLVPVSTMAGADKDAAQWEPKSIEELSVPESFCRPKLLVVKVDSASMDPVITRGAFVGIDRDQSEHPDGDLCAVHFPHQGLTIRRVFHQGDTFLLKADNDQYSDLTIPAEEMNDRTVGRVIWVLQNLAPM, from the coding sequence ATGCCCAAGAAGAAACGGAGATGTGACGAAGCGCAGCTCAAGTGGTTCGAGGAAGCACTTGAACGCATCAAAAAGGCGACCGGAGCCCGCACCCAGGTCCAACTGGCCGAGGTGCTCGATGTCCGTCAATCGAGTATTTCGGACGCCAAGCGCAGATGCTCTATCCCCGCTGACTGGTTCTTGAAACTGTACCGCAGCCACGGCCTGGACCCGGACTGGCTGTCCGAAGGCGTGGAGCCCGTGTATATCAACGCCGACAAGGCCAAGGTCCCGGCCGACACCCTGTTGCGCGAGACCCCGGCCCCTTACGGCCGCATGAACTCGCGCGGCCGCCTCGTGCCGGTCTCCACCATGGCCGGCGCGGACAAGGACGCCGCCCAGTGGGAGCCCAAGTCCATCGAAGAGCTGTCCGTGCCCGAGTCCTTCTGCCGGCCCAAGCTGCTGGTGGTCAAGGTCGACTCCGCGAGCATGGACCCGGTCATCACGCGCGGCGCCTTCGTCGGCATCGACCGCGACCAGAGCGAGCACCCGGACGGCGACCTGTGCGCGGTCCACTTCCCGCACCAGGGTCTGACCATCCGCCGGGTCTTCCACCAGGGAGACACCTTCCTGCTCAAGGCGGACAACGACCAGTACTCCGACCTGACCATTCCGGCCGAAGAGATGAACGACCGCACCGTGGGCCGCGTCATCTGGGTTCTGCAGAACCTCGCCCCCATGTAG
- the panB gene encoding 3-methyl-2-oxobutanoate hydroxymethyltransferase, producing MTTTNKTTPESQAKPVTAPDIQAMKGGGKICCLTAYDYSSGLIADRAGVDLVLVGDSLAMVVLGRPDTLSVTVDEMVHHTRATAQGVKRALLVSDMPFMSFATVDRALDTAHRLMSEGGARAVKLEGGRPVVPQITALAEAGVPVMAHLGLTPQHVAKFGGFKAQGKSAEATRQLIEDAQAVEEAGAFSVVLEAIPVETAQLITEAVNIPTIGIGAGNVTDGQVLVYHDALGLFDRFTPKFVRRFAELGEASRQAVELYCAEVRKTTFPGDKNTFYMPEAELAQVRRIKVKPKKK from the coding sequence ATGACCACTACCAACAAGACCACCCCGGAGTCCCAGGCCAAGCCCGTCACCGCGCCCGACATCCAGGCCATGAAGGGAGGCGGCAAGATCTGCTGCCTGACCGCCTACGACTACTCGTCCGGGCTCATCGCGGACCGGGCGGGCGTGGACCTCGTCCTGGTGGGCGACTCGTTAGCCATGGTCGTGCTCGGCCGTCCGGACACCCTGTCCGTGACCGTGGACGAGATGGTCCACCACACCAGGGCCACGGCTCAGGGCGTCAAGCGCGCCCTGCTCGTGAGCGACATGCCGTTCATGTCCTTCGCCACCGTGGACCGCGCCCTGGATACAGCCCACCGGCTCATGAGCGAGGGCGGGGCCAGGGCGGTCAAGCTCGAGGGCGGCCGGCCCGTGGTCCCGCAGATCACCGCCCTGGCCGAGGCCGGCGTGCCGGTCATGGCCCACCTGGGGCTGACCCCGCAGCACGTGGCCAAGTTCGGCGGGTTCAAGGCCCAGGGCAAATCCGCCGAGGCCACCCGCCAGCTCATCGAGGATGCCCAGGCCGTGGAGGAGGCGGGCGCGTTTTCCGTGGTCCTGGAGGCCATCCCGGTGGAGACCGCCCAGCTCATCACCGAGGCCGTGAATATCCCGACCATCGGCATCGGCGCGGGCAACGTGACCGACGGCCAGGTCCTGGTCTACCACGACGCCCTCGGCCTGTTCGACCGCTTCACGCCCAAGTTCGTGCGCCGCTTCGCCGAACTGGGCGAGGCCTCGCGCCAGGCCGTGGAGCTCTACTGCGCCGAGGTGCGCAAGACCACCTTCCCGGGCGACAAGAACACCTTCTACATGCCCGAAGCCGAGCTGGCCCAGGTCCGCAGGATCAAGGTCAAACCCAAGAAGAAGTAG
- a CDS encoding sensor histidine kinase, whose protein sequence is MNDLDKDHDLSNDSLLDLTDDERMAFIVERIEAKFLDYDGYDFSRRQLLALNIFFELSQELRGREMFYTVCMAIPQALFGLESVMYILEDEETFSLAACSTGKCDKDTTLPWSEFMNERLTIRGEYMHIPIRGNPDYNDMLSFEPPHNVLGSFVMHPCSGLPGHARLFLEKYVNRVGYQLHHRIIRARNREHIAFIKSMVQDIGHNVIVPNMYYKLYFNRLRRKIEQLHLSTSSILAKVNEDATPELVGEGNRLAEIAGGIEAQYQEIYSHYESTSMFLETLLRRRHFEEGRYVLEKRDVNLPTAVVAPVVERFRHRFEENGIQLILIGECTENQVIRLVLDRGLISQVLDNLLSNALKYTEPAPDGEGGEEKCVTYGWKVMADFFGPGRPGIRVWVTSSGVPLDLDEPMDVFKPGFRADNVAHKAGTGRGLYFVRQVVELHNGRVSYAPTEEGNEFSFVLPFEQA, encoded by the coding sequence ATGAACGACCTCGACAAGGACCACGATCTCTCGAACGACAGCCTGCTCGACCTGACCGACGACGAGCGCATGGCCTTCATCGTCGAGCGCATCGAGGCCAAGTTCCTGGACTACGACGGGTACGACTTCTCCCGACGGCAGCTCCTGGCCCTGAACATCTTCTTCGAGCTCTCCCAGGAGCTGCGCGGGCGCGAGATGTTCTACACGGTCTGCATGGCCATCCCGCAGGCCCTGTTCGGCCTGGAATCGGTCATGTACATCCTCGAGGACGAGGAGACCTTCTCCCTGGCCGCCTGCTCCACGGGCAAATGCGACAAGGACACCACCCTGCCGTGGAGCGAGTTCATGAACGAACGGCTGACCATCCGGGGCGAGTACATGCACATCCCCATCCGGGGCAACCCGGACTACAACGACATGCTCTCCTTCGAACCGCCCCACAACGTCCTGGGCAGCTTCGTCATGCACCCCTGCTCCGGCCTGCCGGGCCATGCCCGGCTCTTCCTCGAAAAATACGTCAACCGCGTGGGCTACCAGCTCCACCACCGGATCATCCGCGCCCGCAACCGGGAGCACATCGCCTTCATCAAGTCCATGGTCCAGGACATCGGGCACAACGTCATCGTCCCCAACATGTACTACAAGCTCTATTTCAACCGGCTCAGGCGCAAGATCGAACAACTGCATCTGTCCACCTCATCCATCCTGGCCAAGGTCAACGAGGACGCGACCCCGGAACTCGTGGGAGAGGGCAACCGGCTGGCCGAGATCGCCGGGGGCATCGAGGCCCAGTACCAGGAGATATACTCCCACTACGAGTCCACCTCCATGTTCCTGGAGACCCTGCTCAGGCGGCGGCACTTCGAGGAGGGCCGCTACGTGCTCGAAAAGCGGGACGTGAACCTGCCCACCGCGGTGGTCGCCCCGGTCGTGGAGCGGTTCCGCCACCGGTTCGAGGAAAACGGCATCCAGCTCATCCTGATCGGCGAATGCACCGAGAACCAGGTCATCCGCCTGGTCCTGGACCGGGGCCTCATATCCCAGGTCCTGGACAACCTCCTGTCCAACGCCCTCAAGTACACCGAGCCCGCGCCCGACGGGGAGGGCGGAGAGGAGAAGTGCGTGACCTACGGCTGGAAGGTCATGGCCGACTTCTTCGGGCCGGGCAGGCCCGGCATCCGCGTGTGGGTGACCTCCTCGGGCGTCCCCCTGGACCTGGACGAGCCCATGGACGTATTCAAGCCCGGCTTCCGCGCCGACAACGTCGCCCACAAGGCGGGCACCGGCCGGGGCCTCTACTTCGTCCGCCAGGTGGTCGAGCTGCACAACGGCCGCGTCTCCTACGCTCCCACCGAAGAAGGGAACGAATTCTCCTTCGTACTACCGTTCGAGCAGGCATAA
- a CDS encoding LysE family translocator, translated as MDLDTYLVFLTATVVVLLIPGPTVMMVVGSSLAQGRRAAVPLALGVGLGNAVAAIASLAGLGVLLAASAELFTAFKWVGAAYLVYLGVKAWRAAPETNPGPSPARPASGRTHLLNACLVTATNPKAIVFLCAFLPQFITQDRPQLPQLLILEITVQILSMASALFYALLAAKARRIVANPASMKIVNRIGGTTLIGAGIVTAALKRA; from the coding sequence ATGGATCTCGATACCTATCTGGTCTTTCTGACCGCCACCGTGGTGGTGCTGCTCATTCCCGGGCCCACCGTAATGATGGTCGTGGGCAGCTCGCTGGCCCAGGGACGGCGCGCCGCCGTGCCCCTGGCGCTGGGTGTGGGCCTGGGCAACGCCGTGGCCGCCATTGCCTCCCTGGCCGGGCTGGGCGTCCTCCTGGCCGCCTCCGCCGAGCTGTTCACCGCCTTCAAATGGGTCGGCGCGGCCTATCTCGTCTACCTCGGCGTCAAGGCGTGGCGGGCCGCTCCCGAAACGAACCCCGGACCGAGCCCGGCGCGCCCGGCCAGCGGCCGGACCCACCTGCTCAACGCCTGTCTGGTCACGGCCACCAACCCCAAGGCCATCGTCTTCCTGTGCGCCTTCCTGCCCCAGTTCATCACCCAGGACCGCCCCCAGCTGCCGCAACTGCTCATCCTCGAGATCACCGTCCAGATCCTGAGCATGGCGTCGGCCCTGTTCTACGCCCTGCTCGCGGCCAAGGCCCGCCGCATCGTGGCCAACCCGGCCTCCATGAAAATCGTCAACCGGATAGGCGGGACGACCTTGATCGGCGCGGGGATAGTGACCGCCGCTTTGAAGAGAGCGTAG
- a CDS encoding AI-2E family transporter: MFESGKPYTLDSVVRMVLGAGFFIGMVWLLGYLSGVLVPFVAALLVTYLLNPLTCFIEKRVGNRGVAVLLTMLLLLVAVAGVVLLVVPMVVGEFAHMGEVLSRLITNTEFADKVAAHLPPDIWQWLRDTVQSPEVRDLFTAQGALNAAKGVLGNLVPGIRGVAVGAINAAAGLFGVFVIVLYVIFLLADFGRIKAGWQDYLPAQYREGVTGFLDEFEKTMGLYFRGQIIVCLIVGVLMAIGFMLIGLPLGLVLGLLIGILNIAPYLGVAGVVPVLLLAGLDSLEAGESLWVGIGLAVAVMAVVQVIQDAVLVPKIQGESLGLSPWLILLSLSVWGKLLGFLGLLIALPMTCLCLSYYRRLLAKKAAALPPDPVAETD, from the coding sequence ATGTTCGAGAGCGGCAAGCCGTACACCCTGGATTCCGTGGTGCGGATGGTCCTGGGGGCCGGATTTTTCATCGGCATGGTCTGGCTGCTGGGCTATCTGTCGGGCGTGCTGGTGCCGTTCGTGGCGGCCCTGCTGGTGACCTATCTGCTCAATCCCCTGACCTGTTTCATCGAGAAGCGGGTGGGCAATCGCGGCGTGGCCGTGTTGCTGACCATGTTGTTGCTGCTCGTGGCCGTGGCCGGGGTCGTCCTGCTGGTGGTGCCCATGGTGGTCGGCGAGTTCGCGCACATGGGCGAAGTCCTGTCGCGGCTGATCACGAACACCGAGTTCGCGGACAAGGTGGCGGCCCATCTGCCGCCGGACATCTGGCAGTGGCTGCGCGACACCGTGCAGTCGCCCGAGGTCAGGGATCTGTTCACGGCCCAGGGAGCGCTCAATGCGGCCAAGGGGGTGCTCGGCAACCTGGTCCCGGGCATCCGGGGCGTGGCCGTGGGCGCGATCAACGCGGCGGCCGGGCTGTTCGGGGTATTCGTCATCGTCCTGTACGTCATCTTTCTGCTGGCCGATTTCGGGCGCATCAAGGCCGGGTGGCAGGACTACCTGCCCGCGCAGTACCGCGAGGGCGTGACCGGGTTCCTGGATGAGTTCGAGAAGACCATGGGGCTGTATTTCCGGGGGCAGATCATCGTCTGCCTGATAGTGGGTGTGCTCATGGCCATCGGTTTCATGCTCATCGGGCTGCCGCTCGGCCTGGTCCTGGGGCTGCTCATCGGGATATTGAACATCGCGCCGTACCTGGGCGTGGCCGGAGTGGTTCCGGTCCTGCTCCTGGCCGGGCTCGACTCGCTGGAGGCGGGCGAGTCCTTGTGGGTGGGGATCGGCCTGGCCGTGGCGGTCATGGCCGTGGTCCAGGTCATCCAGGACGCGGTCCTGGTCCCGAAAATCCAGGGCGAGAGCCTGGGGTTGTCCCCGTGGCTCATCCTCCTGTCCCTGTCGGTCTGGGGCAAGCTGCTCGGCTTCCTCGGCCTGCTCATCGCCCTGCCCATGACCTGCCTGTGCCTGTCCTACTACCGCCGCCTGCTGGCCAAGAAGGCGGCCGCACTCCCGCCTGACCCGGTAGCGGAAACGGACTGA
- the serB gene encoding phosphoserine phosphatase SerB — MEKIILVHVTGGDRPGLTAELSGVLAGYDVDVLDIGQVVIHNFLTLGILIRLPANSQPVLKDLLFKAHELGVTMRLHPLDEDQYSSWVGEAHKPRYIITLLARSVSSSQIAAITKVVSEAGLNIDTIYRLSGRVPLDCNDYECSRGCVEFTVRGTPRDVAGLRAQFLEISSRMMVDIGFQEDNIFRRNRRLVAFDMDSTLIQAEVIDELAKEAGVGEQVAAITESAMRGELDFKQSLRKRLSLLEGLDESVLKKVADRLPMSEGAEKLISNLKNVGYKIAILSGGFTYFGEILRKRYGIDYVYANELEIVDGKLTGKAVGDIVDAQKKAELLQSIADQERISLQQVIAVGDGANDLPMLNLAGLGIAFHAKPKVKQGARQAISTLGLDAILFLLGMRSRDVV, encoded by the coding sequence ATGGAAAAGATCATATTGGTGCATGTGACGGGCGGCGACCGGCCCGGGCTGACCGCCGAACTGTCCGGCGTCCTGGCAGGCTACGACGTGGACGTGCTCGACATCGGGCAGGTGGTCATCCACAACTTCCTGACGCTCGGCATCCTCATCCGGCTGCCCGCCAACTCCCAGCCCGTGCTCAAGGACCTGCTCTTCAAGGCCCACGAACTCGGCGTGACCATGCGCCTGCACCCCCTGGACGAGGATCAGTACAGCTCCTGGGTGGGCGAGGCGCACAAGCCGCGCTACATAATCACCTTGCTGGCCCGCTCGGTCTCCTCCTCCCAGATAGCGGCCATCACCAAGGTCGTGTCCGAGGCCGGGCTGAACATCGATACCATCTACCGGTTGTCCGGGCGCGTGCCGCTGGACTGCAACGACTACGAATGCTCGCGCGGCTGCGTCGAATTCACCGTGCGCGGCACCCCCAGGGACGTGGCTGGGCTGCGCGCCCAGTTTCTGGAAATCTCCTCCAGGATGATGGTCGACATCGGCTTCCAGGAAGACAACATCTTCCGCCGCAACCGCCGCCTGGTGGCGTTCGACATGGACTCCACCCTGATCCAGGCCGAGGTCATCGACGAACTGGCCAAGGAGGCGGGCGTGGGCGAACAGGTGGCCGCCATCACCGAATCCGCCATGCGCGGCGAACTCGATTTCAAGCAGTCCCTGCGCAAACGCCTTTCCCTGCTCGAAGGACTCGACGAGTCCGTGCTCAAGAAGGTCGCCGACCGGCTGCCCATGTCCGAGGGCGCGGAAAAACTCATCTCCAACCTCAAGAACGTGGGCTACAAGATCGCCATCCTGTCCGGTGGGTTCACCTATTTCGGAGAAATCCTGCGCAAACGCTACGGCATCGACTACGTCTATGCCAACGAGCTTGAAATAGTGGACGGCAAACTCACCGGCAAGGCCGTGGGCGATATCGTGGACGCCCAGAAAAAGGCCGAACTGCTCCAGTCCATCGCCGACCAGGAACGCATCTCCCTGCAACAGGTCATCGCCGTGGGCGACGGGGCCAACGACCTGCCCATGCTCAACCTCGCGGGGCTGGGCATCGCCTTCCACGCCAAACCCAAAGTCAAACAAGGCGCCCGGCAGGCCATCTCCACGCTGGGCCTCGACGCCATCCTCTTCCTCCTCGGCATGCGCTCCCGCGACGTGGTGTAG
- a CDS encoding bactofilin family protein, whose protein sequence is MGLFSSKNTKESSELNAFLGVGTEYKGKLDFVGTVRIDGRFEGEISTEGVLILGRKARIEGSVRVGQLNSCGEILGEVHVREKAVFEKTSVLKGSLDTKVLVVENGAVVEGTIIMTQGAAVEAKPKVVSANFGGGAPKPVAREIEIAKTGSDDSGA, encoded by the coding sequence GGCCTTTTTAGCAGCAAAAACACCAAGGAAAGTTCCGAATTGAACGCCTTTCTGGGCGTTGGCACCGAATATAAGGGCAAACTCGATTTCGTCGGCACGGTCCGCATCGACGGCCGGTTCGAAGGCGAAATCTCCACCGAAGGCGTGCTCATTCTCGGGCGCAAGGCCCGCATCGAAGGGTCCGTGCGCGTGGGCCAGCTGAATTCCTGCGGCGAAATCCTCGGCGAAGTGCACGTCAGGGAAAAGGCCGTCTTCGAAAAGACCAGCGTGCTCAAGGGCAGCCTTGACACGAAGGTGCTTGTGGTGGAAAACGGCGCCGTGGTTGAAGGAACCATCATCATGACCCAGGGGGCGGCCGTCGAGGCCAAGCCCAAGGTCGTGTCCGCGAATTTCGGCGGCGGCGCTCCCAAGCCGGTCGCCAGGGAAATTGAAATCGCCAAGACCGGCTCCGACGATAGCGGGGCCTAA